In the Malus domestica chromosome 16, GDT2T_hap1 genome, one interval contains:
- the LOC103430758 gene encoding uncharacterized protein, producing the protein MAGVKSLRAGWEVYVDLRVFLLDQNTGSYLVLQDPNIKQKCFHGAMPDAGIDKLISLKEFTDASNGYLVNDDCVVGAEVFICSEKRAAKAEFLSKSYYSFTYKHFWNVENFSKLDAILDSEPFTVGNKKWKIVLHPKEDSNGKCTHISLVLALADPETLPPCSKTRVEISLRIVYRMNRKTNHCQKVRPARAIL; encoded by the exons ATGGCTGGGGTAAAATCACTTCGGGCTGGTTGGGAAGTATATGTTGATTTGAGAGTGTTTTTGCTTGATCAGAATACGGGATCGTACTTGGTTCTCCaag ATCCTAATATAAAGCAAAAGTGCTTTCATGGGGCGATGCCTGATGCCGGTATTGATAAACTCATCTCACTGAAAGAATTTACTGATGCTTCCAATGGCTATCTGGTAAATGACGACTGCGTGGTTGGAGCTGAGGTCTTCATTTGTTCAGAAAAAAGAGCAGCCAAGGCAGAGTTTCTATCAAAGAGCTATTATTCTTTTACGTACAAGCATTTTTGGAACGTTGAGAACTTTTCGAAGTTAGATGCCATACTCGACTCAGAACCATTCACCGTTGGAAACAAGAAATG GAAGATAGTGCTCCATCCTAAGGAAGACTCGAACGGAAAATGTACTCATATTTCTCTCGTCTTGGCATTGGCTGATCCAGAAACCCTCCCTCCTTGTTCGAAAACGCGTGTGGAGATTTCCCTGCGCATTGTCTATCGAATGAATCGCAAGACTAATCATTGTCAAAAAG TAAGGCCGGCAAGGGCGATTTTGTAA